ACAGGAAGGCGGACTACGAGGCAGAGATAATAAGGGCAAGGCTCAGGGAGCTCGGATACATGTGACCATCAGCCCGGAAGCGCTGAAAGCACTTCCTTCTCATGCCCAAGTGGCTTCACCCTCCCGAATATCCTAATTATCTTGCCGTCCCTGCCTATGATGTATGTTTTCCTGAGAGTGCCCATACCGAATACGCCCTTGTCGCCGTATGCACCGTACTCCTTTATTGTCTTGCTTTCGGGATCGGAGAGCAGCAGGAAATTGAGCGAATACTTGTCGCAGAACTTCCTGTGCGAGTCCGTGCCGTCCTTGCTTATCCCTATCACCTCAGCATTCTTCCTCCTGAAGCCTTCAAGGGACTCGTTGAAGCCCTTTGCCTCTATCGTACATCCAGGGGTATCGTCCTTCGGATAGAAGTACAGCACCACAGTCCTGCCCTTGAAGTCGCTCAGCCTGTATGTCTTCCCGTCAGCGCCCTTCAGCGCGAACGCCGGGGCCCTTGAACCCTCTTTTATCATTTAAGCACCGTATTGCTTATTAAATTGAAATTTATTAATCATATCCGTATACTTTGGCTATAATGCATACTGCAGGTGATACCATAAAACTGAGCATGCCCAATTTCCTTGGCAAGAAACCACTCATTACCATAACCGCAATAAACATAAGGCTTCACGGGTACATGCACTCAATAGCCGGCATGGACGTAAGGGAAGACAGCTTCTCCATAGAGGTCCCTTTCAGGAACAAGACGCACACGGACATGCTCACCGATGCCGCATCTTTCAAGTCCCAGAAGGCGGAGCCGATAAAGGTCAAGGGGATAACCGTTGCAGATCCATTCAGGCTGATTTCCGTTGATCCGAAGCCGCCGATAGAGATAAAGGCGGATGACAGGGTGGTGTTCAAGCTTGTCCTGGCCGCGCCCTCTCACAGCTATTCCGGCCCGCTGGGCATAGCCTTTGAATCCGACAGCGCCGAGATGGTCCATATAGAGATCTCAGGGACGGTGCTTGAGGCAAAAGGCGTAAAGGTTCCCATAGAGACATCCTCAAGGATACTCAACCTGCCGAAGGGGCAGATTTTCACTGAGAAGATACAGCTTTACAAGGGATTCAGCTTCGGGGACACGATCAGCAGCATAGAGGTGGCGCACCCGTTCAAGTTCGTCAGCTCCCAGCCGAAACTCCCGTTGAAGATAGACAACCCGAACAGCTACATACTGGACATACACATTCAGCCCCCGCCATCCTCTTATGCAGGGAAATTGGAGGTCAGGATAAGCTAATTGTGATAACATTCCAGTTGGGTACCGATTTGCATCGATACCCAAAACAGAATTCGGTATTAGACTCGTGCTCGATTCACGTCAGATATATGCCTGTCGTAGCATGAAGAGCAACGGGCAAGCGAAATTCCATGCAAGAAAACCTCACTTGCATTGCTCGTATAGTCATTGTTTCCACATCATCTGCGTACAGTCATCGCACCATATGCCTTGCACCTTGGCTTCGTATTATTTATGCTTACCATCACTATTGCGTTCCTGTCCAGCAGCGGGTTCCTCCTTACAGCCTTTGCCTCAACCCTTTCCTTTGCTTCCCAAATTCCTTTTTCGTCGCCCATTTTTGTCACCCGGATATCTTGTATCTCTAAATCTATAATAAAGCCTACGCGATGTTTCGGTAATAATGACGAATAGCGGCACCGCAACGCCGTACGGTGATTGACGGAGGGCAGCTAAAGGTTTATATATGAACCAATAGAGAGAATCAGTTAACAGTGATAAACATGGTAACAACCACATCAGGGAATGAGACAAGCGCACCCGACGGAAGGATAAGGGAATACCTAGAGCCGCTAGGGGGCAGAAGGAAGGGCTTATCAGAAAAGAATGCAAGGCTGCTTTCGTTGATAAGGACTGAGGACCTTCACCCGAAGAGGGCCTCGGCAAACAGCAAAGAGCCGTATTTCAGCGGCGACGGATGGAGCAACAGGTAAACAGGCTCACTTGTTTTTTGCGGCGAGCGCCAGCCCTGCAAGCATCGCTTCAAGCTGTATGCGCTCGTTCGCCCCTTCGACTATCCTGAAGTTGTACTCCCCTATGTCCTTTATTATCGAGAGCTTTGCCCTCTCGTCTATTCCGGTTATGTTCTGGACCTCCTTGTAGCACTGCGTTAGTATGTCCTCGGCGCTCATGCCGTGCTTGAGCATCAGGTTGTCCAGCTCGTTCCTCGCGTTCATGAAATCTGCGCTCACAGCATACTTGAGCATGGACATTATCTCCTTGGGCCTAGCCCTTGCCGCTATGTCGTATATGCTTGACTCGTTTATCCTCTTGTGCTGCGCCGCGGCGCTCTGGAGGACGTTGGTCAGCCTTCTCAGGTCGCCATCGCCAACGTATATGAGCGCGCCGATGGCCTTGTCGTCTATGTCAAGCGACTCCGCATCTATTATGCGCTGCACGTACTTGCGCATGTCCTCCTCGCTCAACGGGCGAAACCTGAAGACTACGCACCTGCTCTGTATGGGCTCTATTATCTTGCTGGCGTAATTGGCGCTGAGTATGAACCTGGTTTCTGACGCGAATACCTCCATCGTCCTTCTCAGCGCGTGCTGCGCATCAGCGGTGAGCGCATCGGACTCGTCAAGGAATATTATCTTTATAGGTACCTTCGCTATTGATATGGTCTTTGCGAATTCCTTAACCTCTCCCCTAATTACGTCTATGCCTCGCGCATCCGACGCATTGAGCTCCTTGAGCGCTGCATGCACGTTGTCCCCGTAGAGGTCGTTGGCCATGGCAATGGCGCACGCGGTCTTACCTACGCCAGGAGATCCAGCGAATATCATATTAGGGAAATTCCCCCTCGATACAAAGGACTTCAATCTTTCCACTATCAGCTTCTGGCCTATTATGTCGTCTAGCGCCTTGGGCCTGTATTTTTCAGTCCACGGTAAATCGATAAGCATGAATCCCACTACAAAGAACAGAACAGTATTATTTCGTGAAAGGTATTTATTAACTTTTCCTTAAATACTTATCCGTCGTAAATCCTAATCCGGGGAGCTACGCTAACCTGGCAGACTACCAGCCTTGGGCGCTGGCGATCGGAGTTCAAATCTCCGGCTCCCCGTTTGTATTCTGGGACATAGATAAGCGAGAAAAATTAGAGTTCATTGTTTTGAACTAAAGCCTGTACTTAAAGGCTTTTTAGGTGCAAAGCCGCATGAAAACTTAGCTATAAATATCTCCCGAACGAGAGGTTTACTGTGATGATGTGGTAACAAGGAAGGCCACCACAATGACCTCTGAATTGTTCGAGAGCATGGAAAGGGACAGGGACTATATTTCAATAGCAAGGAAAATCTCATTTATGCTCCGCCGCGATCCGGATATTGCCGAGCTGATAAGGCCGATTGTTGGGGCGGCTACACGCGGTGACTACAGTTCGCAGAAAGCTGTGAACCAGCTGGGTAGGATGGTGAACCTGCACCTTCTCACATGGGAGAGCACCTTAACTGCGCCGTGGAAGAGGAAGATAGAGTCGATTGCCAGCAACATTGCGCTGAATCTCGTGCAAAAATATCCGCAAACAATACGTTTCAATCTGAGTCTTGACGAGGCGTATGCCTTGAAAATGCCGCGGCATGACTTACCGCACAAATGGGGTATGAGCACGACGATAGGCCACCAAGCTGCATACCATGAGGCTGCAGCAAGGGCCATCCTGGACGGGCATCCGGAATTCCTTGACATTACGGAAAAACTGCTTGATGGCAAGAGCATTTACGAATCCTGCTCACTGGTCACGGTGATCGCCAGCCATATACCGATCCTGAACGACATAGTAGACAGGAATCCCGTACTGCTGTACAAGCCGGTATATGCGAACTACAAGTACACGACCCTGGGCGAGGGCCTGATAAAGGAAATGGTGGATGACCTGAGCACCAGGCGCTTCAGGGGATACAACATAACCGCAGTCTCGGAGATATTCGGGAAGATGGTGAAGAGGGATCCGCAATTCCTGCGCATAATGGACGAGCACCTTATCCAGATAAGCGAGCGCAAGGAAATCTTCAGCGATATCAAAATTGGGGAGCTCGGGTTCCTTAAGGACCACTTCAGCAGGCACGAATCCAACCTGACAGAGATACTTAGGAGACTCTACAGGGAAAAATAGCATGGCGGAAAATTACCAACGGTCATCGTTTATCCACAACGGTGCAGGTGACTGACTTTATCGACCTGCTGCTCTTCGCAGCGCCGAAAAGCTTCCTCGTGGTGTCAGCGCTCGCATGCATGCTCAGTATGTCGACGCATGTGCTTGCGTGATGATGGTGCATTGCTGAGCTTATGTCCCTCTCGAACATGTGGAGCATGTCCGACACGTAGTTCTTTTCGCCATCCGCATATGTAAGCACGAAAACGCTTTCCACGTTTCCTTGCAGCGATTCCAGCTTCTCGTAGTCCTTTATAAGGCTCTGCAACGCG
This is a stretch of genomic DNA from Candidatus Micrarchaeota archaeon. It encodes these proteins:
- a CDS encoding peroxiredoxin, with product MIKEGSRAPAFALKGADGKTYRLSDFKGRTVVLYFYPKDDTPGCTIEAKGFNESLEGFRRKNAEVIGISKDGTDSHRKFCDKYSLNFLLLSDPESKTIKEYGAYGDKGVFGMGTLRKTYIIGRDGKIIRIFGRVKPLGHEKEVLSALPG
- a CDS encoding replication factor C small subunit, encoding MLIDLPWTEKYRPKALDDIIGQKLIVERLKSFVSRGNFPNMIFAGSPGVGKTACAIAMANDLYGDNVHAALKELNASDARGIDVIRGEVKEFAKTISIAKVPIKIIFLDESDALTADAQHALRRTMEVFASETRFILSANYASKIIEPIQSRCVVFRFRPLSEEDMRKYVQRIIDAESLDIDDKAIGALIYVGDGDLRRLTNVLQSAAAQHKRINESSIYDIAARARPKEIMSMLKYAVSADFMNARNELDNLMLKHGMSAEDILTQCYKEVQNITGIDERAKLSIIKDIGEYNFRIVEGANERIQLEAMLAGLALAAKNK
- a CDS encoding ribbon-helix-helix protein, CopG family — its product is MEILSISIDRESLMRLNGIQRKLGFRSRSKMLRSALQSLIKDYEKLESLQGNVESVFVLTYADGEKNYVSDMLHMFERDISSAMHHHHASTCVDILSMHASADTTRKLFGAAKSSRSIKSVTCTVVDKR